The Phreatobacter oligotrophus genome contains a region encoding:
- a CDS encoding ComEA family DNA-binding protein, giving the protein MLKTLMLAAALGLAGTAAMAQTVTQPSTTTPTTRPAPTAPATTTPSATPAATTPAVQLIDINSATEAELRVLPGIGEARAKAIIAGRPYRGKDELVRKNILTQGVYDGIQARIIARQR; this is encoded by the coding sequence ATGCTGAAGACCCTGATGCTCGCCGCCGCCCTCGGCCTCGCCGGCACCGCTGCGATGGCGCAGACGGTCACCCAGCCCTCGACCACCACGCCGACGACCCGTCCGGCGCCGACCGCCCCGGCGACGACGACCCCGTCGGCTACTCCGGCCGCCACCACTCCGGCGGTCCAGCTCATCGACATCAACTCCGCAACGGAAGCGGAGCTGCGCGTTCTCCCCGGCATCGGCGAGGCCCGTGCCAAAGCGATCATCGCCGGCCGCCCCTATCGCGGCAAGGACGAGCTCGTGCGCAAGAACATCCTGACCCAGGGCGTCTATGACGGCATCCAAGCCCGGATCATCGCTCGCCAGCGCTGA